In Oreochromis aureus strain Israel breed Guangdong linkage group 17, ZZ_aureus, whole genome shotgun sequence, the genomic stretch ATCTTGACGCTCCGTGTTGCTGTGGAGATACATGATAGCGGTTAGAAATGTGTATGCGATGCTTGGAAGCATCCCAGTTGAATTTTCAAATAAAGGTCATAACAGTTACATTAGAAAATTAGGCTATttacctaatcacagtaaaataCAATAATTTCACTGCAAACTTAAAGACAGACTTAATTCCCTGATACAGCTTCTTTTATGCTCAACACTGCGACGAAACTAAAGTGTAAACACGCAAATAAGATGTCTGGTAAAAATAAGTGTACCTGTTTAACTGACAAGCAACACCTTCTTATTCCAACTTATGTCTTTTAAATCAGAAcacgggaaaaaaaaaaagttcaacacTCTGCGggttaaatgtattaaaaagtACTTTAACAGAGTTTTGGTGACTAAGAGGGCAAAAGAAACCTCCAGTTTTCACCGATGTCCCTGCCCCCAAAAAACACAGATTAGCTGTGTTGTGAATTACAACATAGCAGCCAGTTTTTACGTTACAATTTTGTCAATGAGTCCATGCATTTAAATTGGGGAGGGAGGCGGTTACACGGGGCAATATGGGAGCGCAGGAGTGAGCACTTGCCCATTTGCTGCAGAGGTGTAACGCCTTTTCAGCAAGGACTCGCAGCCAAAGTGGCCAAGGTGCTAACAATAACATTAGCTAGCCAGCTAACTAGCAGACGGCGCTAACCGTCCGCTAAACGGGGCGAATggcgtaaaaaaaaaataaacaaaaaaaacaatagccCTTAAAAGGCGCACAATAGCTACAATAGCTAGTTAAgcctaacattttttttttttttgcatttgcatttgcacaaCATGTCCCCCTTTCGCCAACGCACCGACCACAGCATAGCAAATAAAACCCAGCACATACCTCAAATTCACGAGCAGTTTTGCTAGCCAGCAGTCCTACAAAGCAATGGCTACACGGCCTACTAAGTGGCGCTAATTCCGGGCACAATGTTCTCATCCAACGGGCGATACGGGGCTCTTTTCAGTTGCTAATAAAAGAGGAAGAGGCCGCTTTGTGCCTTGAAGTTTCGATATTAAACTCTACACAAAGCGCACAAGTATTTGCTGTGTGGGCCATTCACAGGCTAGAGTCACTCGCTAGCCACAGTCGAGCAGAGGCAAATAGCAGTAAGAGAAGCAGCAGCCGCACGAACGGATCATCCCCCAACACAACAATGCGTTTCAGCAGACAACTCCCACCCGTACGCACCGGTCTACGTGTGACGCTGGAGGTCATGTCTGTGGTGAGTCGTAGATTTCACACAAAAGCCCATCTGTCACACTAAGAGTGCGTTGCCTTTTGTAATAACCATACTAGCCTTGCAAAGACAAAGCTGCAAACCTAACAAAGCGCGAATACGGACAGTAGCGCTGTGTAAGGAAAGCTGAGACATGTCTGTTTTGACTCTGAGGGCCGTGGCTATCAAGTCATAAGAGCAGCGGATAAGACTTTCAGAGTGTCATGCCTGTCTGTCATGCTCTGGCGTTATTATTTGCTCTTGTAGTAATAGAGGACAGGTTGGAGGACACAAGCAGAACAACATGCCCCACCCCAGTGACCGGTCCGCTGGGCCCAGACGTCTTTTTTAAGGGCAAGAACCCCCCTCGGTTTAGCGCAGTTATAATTTGCATTGATTAAAAtcttttgcatttactttttcATTTGGACCCCAACGTGGCGCTCCAGACCGTGAACGCAACACACGCGAAAAgttattaattaactgatttATTATTTCGCAATAACAAATgaatgtgttacttttttcccTGTTACACCTGCACCATACGTAAATTTCTAAAAATCGAATAATTTTAATTTCTGTGAAAATAGGTTATTAGGTGGTGTAAATGGGTCGACAAGTTAACTGAATATGCAAATGAAGTCACTGAATCTATCATTAGAACGGACTAGTTAAACATTTCAGTTTATAATTAGTAaaaagtcaaagtaaaacacCGTGTTATGTAACTTAATACTGAAATTTATTACCCCCTTCGCCATACTGGAGACCCAGTGCCCGGTGACATCATTAAAACCTGTTCCTTCCGTCCGTCGCTGTGTGGAGCTGCTTCGGCCGAACGCGAACTGCTAGCAAACCAGGAGACAAAAGCAACAAAAGTGAACCCCCCTCCGGATCAATCAAATGTGTCATATTTAACCGTTTAGGAACCGAAACCCAGTGAACAAGTCGCCGTACTTAACAGTAAGTATACCgaactcgtgtgtgtgtgtgaaaggggCTGAATGTGGTGAGGACGTCGAGGTGAGTCTAGATCTGATTCGGATCCCGTGTGGTTCGTGTGTCGCCACGGCTGGGTTCTGCCTCGCCAGGTTAGCTAGTGTGTCCTGTGTGTGGCCTAGCTGGCAGCTAACCAGCTAGCAGTCATGGTGTGGTCCGAAATGTGCTGAACGTGTTCCTCGGGGTAATGCAAGGCTAATAAGATAGTTGTAAatgctgttatttttttgtgatACAAATCCACGCCACCCAAGTGTTGTGTCTGCGTGGTTTTTTGTCTGTTATTAGCCTTGCGGCTAAGCCAGTTAGCACCAGGATAGCCACCGTGGTGTTTACTGATGATGTAGCTTAACTGCCAGTAATGTTTGTTATAGAACATATTGGCTTATATTGGTGGTGCAAGTTTAATGGTAAGTGTGACTTTTGGTTCGTTGGGGGTTGAGTCGAAAGCCGGTGTCTAAATACCCATTTACAAGTTCTCTGCTAAAAGAAGATGCAGGCTAGTTAGCGTTGGCTATTTCTGCTGTCCTCTCGCATCTTCCTGACTAGCGCTTTAGCCAAACCCGGAAAACTGGTTTGCCACTGCTCACGTAGAAAATTACTTGGTTATTTTGTTACATTTAAAAGCCCCATCTTGTACtagtatttagttttaaagttgGCTGTTTTGGAGCACATTTTAATGTGTGATTGATATCTGATTTAAATGtgaattttagattttttttctctttttttgtttgtttaaaataaccAGATTTACATGTGAGCGAGTACTTACGTTAATGTTCTCAGAGctggtgtattttttttttttttagttgcacACATTTGGGTGTTAAAACTGAGTGAATTTTGTAGTTAAGGAAAAATTGCTTCAGCATTGAccctaatttattttatttggtttACACAGCATTCTCTCAGTTAGCTGCCACATAGTTGCACTATGTTATTATATGTTATTATAAATTTGGCAGTAAATATTACTGCCAAATTTTACTGAGGTAATGGAACAGAGGCATAACATTAATTTGTCATTCCTAATGGACCACATTAGACCTGATCCCATGGCCTATTATGTGTCTGCAGTCAGGTTGAATTAGTTTTTTAACACCTTTCAGAATGAAAATGCCTCCACCAATAAGGCTCAAGGGGCTCACAGGAATGAATTGAATATTGAAATTATGAGTAAATCCTATGCTGTGGCTTTCGTAGTAACTGAATATAACACTCAAGGGAGATTTTGTGCTGATGTGATAGAAAGCTACCGTTGTGAAAACACCAAATGGCAGCACATGTTGGACAAGACGATAATAAAagtttttgttatgtttttcctttaatttttcactTGCTTGTTGCACCTGGGTATATAAAATTGTATTATATCAGATTATCATACTTTTATACCAAAAAAGGTTATTACATTGTAGGTTAGTACTCAAAGTGTTTTGCTTGCAGTTGTACAGGTTTGCTTTTGCTCATAAACTGCTCAAGTATTTCAATATAATATCTACATACTCAAGGATGTACTTGAGTGAAGTTTTAAACAGCTTGGCTGTTGTGCAGCATATTTTTAGTGGTACATAAATCTGATATGTTACTTAATACAATCAGATGAGGAAACGGTCCAAAGCATTACTTGTGTCAAAAGATTTTTATCAAGTCTTGAGCTGTGGAAGTACAGGATTTTGCAACTTGGAATGATGATCGCATGAAGCAGAAATTCAACGGAATACACTTTGAGCATTGCTCTGCTCATGAATTTCCTAGGTAGCCGAGTGCATTTAAAAGCTATGACGCAATACTTGAGCCTCACAATGATCCTTGAAAGTGCAAGCTGCACCTGAATACTGGAAGACTAAGCCTTAACCTGTCTGTGTCTATTCCGACAGAATGGTTTACCCCTTGCAAAATCAAAATTTCTATGTTTACTACTACCACAACAGTGCTTGCAGAGTCAAATCAATCAGCGGTCAGTTCTTGTTGTGAATTGTACGTTTAATGAAACCTGATTTACATaagtggttttgtttttaatctctaTACTTTCCTTGTGGCTGTGTGTGGCTAAATGAAAGTACAATCTGTTGTTTATGGCACAACATGTTGTGTTACTGGTTTTTGGAGTCgtgtttatttttagaataCCCTTATCTGATCTATTTTCTCTCGCTCCCTATCTTTCTCTAGGTCTTGTACGGAGGAGTGGAGCTACTCCAGTCATAAATGGAGAGGGACGAGCACGCGCTCTGTGTCCTGGACGGCAACACCCACATCCCAACACCTGCTTGAGAGCTGCTGTATCGATGACCACAGTTGAAAAAAGCGATTGCATTTGACACCGCAGACCTGACTATTCTACAGAAACGCTTGGGCTGCTGCCATGGATGGGGAGGAAGAGGTCTCACATATGGGCGAGGAAATGGTCAGTGAACCTAATGGCTCCATAGAACGCAGAAAAAGAGAGGCAAAAGGGACCTGCCTGAAAATTGAAGGGCAGGATGGCTATGTGTTCAAATCCTACAGCATTAACCCCCGTGAAACTGCTGATGCAAAGTCACCTGCTTGCTCCTCAATAACACTGGATAAAGACTCTCTTCCTTGTTTCAACTTTTCTTCTCAGGGTGACGGACTGTTTGAGACAGACACAGCAAATAAGAGTGCTGCAGCTTCTCCCACTCTTTCAGACAAATGCCTAAACATTGACACCGAGGGAAATGCAGAGAGTGAAAAGTATGAAAATGGCAGCGAATTGAGTGAACATGGCAAAGGGGAGATCCAGGATGCTAATGGAATGGAGGAAGAAACCCAGGATGATGACAGGCTACCCTTTGGAAGCTCAGTTGGCCCTTTTGTAACTAAAGATGGCGATGACTATAGCAATTTACTAAGTGGATACACAAGCACCCTTTATGATGTCGCCATGGACGCTGTCACTCAGAGCCTTTTGTCATCTATGAGGAGTCAGACCAACCCACGGAAAAAATCTCCAGCATGGAATCATTTCTGCATATCACCACGAGACAGTACCAAAGCAATCTGTTTATACTGCATGAAAGAGTTCAGTCGGGGTAAGAACGAAAAAGACCTCAGCACGAGTTGTTTAATGAGGCACGTACGAAGGGCTCACCCCACTGTGCTTTTGCAAGAAGGAGCCGACGCATCCTCAAATAATCTGACTAGCCCTCTTGCCTCATCTTTGATACCTCCCTCCCCAAACTCACCAAAAAACGGAGACTTGACAAATAGCATTGTTAGCTCTGCCTCAAAGAACACTTCACCGTCCACCTCCTCAGCTGAAAATTCAGACCTGTCATCCAAAGAAGTGTTACCCAAAGTCGAACCAAAACTAGAACCGTACACCAATGCCGACGCTGTTTGCAGCACCCTCCCATCCTCACATTCCAATGAAAACAATGCCGAAGACATGTCAGACGGAGGGCCCGAGCGCCTTCCAGGGACCCCAAAAAGCTCTAGCTCCCGTCGCAGGTCAGCTGTATGGAAACATTTCTACCTGTCGCCTGCTGATAATTCCAAAGCAGTATGCATTCATTGCATGAATGAATTCAGTAGGGGTAAAAATGGAAAGGATTTGGGGACAAGCTGTCTTATCCGGCATATGTGGAGGGCACACAAAGAAGTTGTAATTGAGGAGAATGGACAGGGAAATCACATTCCACCGCCCTATACTAACCCGCCCTCGCTGCTGTCCCGCACTCAACTACAAGATCCACTGGAACTCAAAAAAGAATCACCCCTTCTTCCATCATCACCAGAAACCATATCAGATGAACTACCCCAAAGCATGGACGAAAGCATGGATATAAAGGAAGAATCTGATGAGGTGATGCATCTCTCAGGGCAGGAGACCACACTCAACCTCTCCTTCAAAACTCATGGGGAGGACACACCCCTGACTTCATCACCATGTGACCTCTCTGAAGGCCCCAGCCTCAATCAGGatcattcagtttttcagcaaaacaaaaagatcaTGAAACGGGTTAAATCAGAAGTGTGGCACCATTTCATAGTGTCACCTGTTGACCAGTTAAAAGCACTGTGCCGTTACTGTCCGTGTGTCATCAGCCGGGGGAAACGGGGCGATTTTGGTACAAGCTGCTTAATGAGACATCTAATGAGACGTCACCCAGATGTCCtcaaaaaccaaaaaagcaCAGATGATAAGGAATCTTCCCCTCATCCCTACACCAATCTCAGTGCAACAGATCCAGTTTCAGCCAAAGAAACTGAGAGTCCCCTTAGTGAGAAAAAACCACAAACCCTGCCTGTTTTCAGTAAAAAGACGTCAAAACTGTGGAATCATTTTTCCATTTCGCCTGCTGACCCTACAAAGGTGGTTTGTTTGCACTGTAGCCGCACAATTAGCAGAGGCAAAAAGACTACAAACCTCGGCACAAGCTGCCTTTTCAGGCACATGCAGAGGTTTCACGGACATGTTCTTGAAAGTAACAATACTATCTCAGGTGATGTGCCGTCTGCTGAAATTCATGTTAAACAAGAGCTCATGGACACTTCTGTTTATGAAACGGAACAGAATCGTGAGAGATTTGATGAACACCACCCGGTTGCcaaaaaaatcaccaaacttaTTGCAGAAATGCTCGCACTGGATCTTCAGCCATCAGCTATGGTGGAGAATGCTGGACTGAATCGACTGCTAGAGTACCTCCAGCCTCAGTATTCTCTACCACCCTCTTCTTACTTTACCAGCACTGCCATACCAGATATGTACGAAAGGGTGAAGGAGGTTGTGTTGACCCACCTGAAAGAAGCTGAAGGTGGTGTTGTCCACTTCACAACTAGTATTTGGGTCAGTAGCCAGACAAGGGAATACCTAACCCTTACCGCCCACTGGGCGACGTACGAGTCAAGTGTCAGACCCCAAGGTCAAGACTTTCACTGTTCTGCTCTCCTAAGTGTCTCACAAATAGACTCTGATCACGATATGCATGACATCCCAAAGCAGCTCGAGTATCTGTGGGATTCTTGGATCAACTCATCAGGGCTGAAAAAGGGGTTCACTGTAACAGACAACACCACCATCAAAAACACCTTGGAGGACCACGGTCACGTCACCATGCAGTGTTTTGGACACACCATCGACCTCATTGTTAGTGAAGCCATAAAGAGCCAGCGAATGGTTCAGAACCTTCTGAGTATTGCACGAAAGATCTGTGAGCGTGTGCACCGCTCAGCAAAGGCCAAGGAGAAGCTGGCCGAGCTCCAGAGGGTCCATCAGCTGCCAGAGAACCAGCTCATTCAGGACGTCCCTTCCAAATGGATGACCTCCTTTTTCATGCTGGAGCGACTGGTTGAGCAAAAGAAAGCCATTGACGAGATGTCGATTGAGTGCAATTTCAGGGAAATGATCAGCTGCGATCAGTGGGAAGTAATGCTGTCAGTCTGCAATGCACTGAAACCTTTCGAAGTCGCCTGCAGGGAGATGAGCAACCGCACTGCCACTCTGGGACAAGTGATACCACTCATTCATATTCTCAACAGAAAAATAGACCTGCTGTTTGACGAGACCGTGGGAATAGACAACATGCTGAAGTCTCTAAAGGAAGCGATGGTGAGCAGGATGTCTGCAACTCTTCACGACCCTCAATACATCTGGGCAACCATGCTGGACCCGCGATACAAAACGTCATTGTTCACAGAGGAAGAAGCTGAAAGATGTAAACAAGACCTGATCCGGGAGCTGGACATGTCCTGTTCTACCTCAGTTTCAGTCAAGCCTCTGCTGCACAACGGCTGCAACGAGGCCAACGTTTCATCCAGCACCGCGAATTCGAACAAGGACAACCTCTGGTCCTTGATGGCTGACATCAGGCAAAAGATAAAAAACGAGGAGAAGCCAAAGTCCTCAGAGCTGGCAGTGCTGGAGTATCTTGAGGAAGACATACTCGATCAAAGCTGTGACCCCCTTGACTACTGGAACCTGAAAAAGTTCCTATGGCCTGATCTTGCCAAAGTAGCCGCCCGCTACGTGGGTTGCCCTCCGAGCGTCGTCCCAGCAGAGACACTGTTCAGCACAGCTAGTGTCAACTGTGCCCTGAATCAGCCCAGGCCTTTGCTAGAAAACATGGAGGGTCTGCTGTTCCTCAAGGTCAACCTCCCTTTGATTTATTTTCAGTACTGATCATAATTATTTTGTTGAGCATTAACTTGAAAACCCTTTATTTAAGGACCAAGTTGCATAGCTGTGAAATGGGGGGTGGGGTTCTGTCGggcaaaatgtaaaatatcatTGAATACACTGATTTTCAATGCAAAGGCCAGATCGAGGCTTTATTGTATTCTCTGTACTACTGTTAAAACACTTTGGAGCTGTTGTGATGAAAAGTCTCAGAAGTGTATCAGGGAGGGAGGGTTTTTCTAGCTGTAGGGGTTGGTGATAATGTGTTTGCTTCTAAATCAATGTTTTTCCTTTGTCTACTCTCTCCTTGTGCCTTATCCAAAACTACTTCAGGTCAAAAACGCTGTAAATATTGTTGAAATTGCGCAGATCACGTCAGGATGCTTTTTTTGAATATTATGATTAAAGATAAGAGTTGTTTtctgaatgaaaacatggccccaaaaaaataaataaatgctgtgACTGAAAGATATTTTAAgtttatattatttaattttcattgtGAATTTGTGGCTCATGGTACTGTCATTtagaattagattttttttatcttgctGATATGTTTTTAATAAGATCATGTATAATATTGCTGTATTTTCTGAATAATGGGGTTTGTTTGGAATATACAATTTGTCTCTCAAGCACAATTTAAGTTTATGTCCAGGGGTTTAAATTATGGGTTTATTATTGAGTAAAACAATGTActgtacatttttatattaaatgACTTCTGAACCTAATTTCATAAATGTTTTAGCATTGAGACTGGAAACATGCAAATTTTGGTCATTTGTAAATAAAGGTTTTCCTTACACAATATCGTAGAGTCTTGTTCTTATCAATGAGACTGGTGTCTTATCAAAAGCTGGTGTTTAGTGTGGGGTGCCTTAAGGCGCACGAGTACAAGAATTCAGATGTTTTCACTTCATTTTAAGCATCTCCAGTGTTCAgtgaactttctttttttatcctctgagctaaaaaaaaaaaatacaaagatttATTCAGAAGACAAAATAGTTTCACAGAGAAAGTGTGGTAGCTCGTTTCCTTGTGTGAGAGCAGATAAGATTTACAGATTCATGACTATGTTAATACAACACCGATCATGTTTTGTAGTGGAATGTGATACCTGGAgaaatactttttattattcAGTAAAAGCACTGGTTTCACAATAGTGGTCaccaaatttaaagaaaaaaaatccaacactTGTTCAAGTCTCTGTTTTGGTGGCCTTTCTCTCCATCAGCACAGTTTTTCTCTCCAAGTGCACTCTGACAGGAGGGAAGTGAAACACACTGAAGGCAATGTTGCGGTAACCTTCTATGAAGGTCAGAGGCTGATGGGTGTTCTGGAGTAATTCTATCTTGGTCGCATTAGCCTCCATCAATAGGTGCGAGTACATCTGCATAGCTGGGCTCGTGGGGCTCAAGTCCTCACGTTTTTCATATCTGTTGAAAATGGGAAGTaaagtgttaaaaatgtttaacataatattttaagtttacttacaaagctaaaataaagctttatttattgttttatttttgtcactttGGTCACATAATGTAACCTGCTTCATAAGGCTTTCACAGACATGTTTATTCAAGTCCAGCATGTCTGACCTGCCTTTCCAAAATATTTGTACTGCAGTACCTATTCTGAGATTGGAACAATCTTCCCCTTTCCAAATGTTACCCATGTTATAATAtttgaaaaaactaaaactgacaaCACAGATACTGAAAACTGAACTGAGGCCAAATATTTTCTGAATTCTAAGCTTAACtcaaaacaccaacaaaaaataaataaataaatagaaaatttaaaactatatattaaaaaaagaaagattggTGGGCAGATTTcagatcaaaataaaacaccaacCTCCAGTTTTTGTTTAGTTGTAGGAAGCGTGAAACTCCAGTCTCAGCAGTGTAGGTGTCAATGTGAACAAACACATCTGAGGAAAGACAGCAACAATGATAGTTCACTAGAAAACCACGATTCTTTGCCTCCTGCATTTCGGACagatttttaaatatgtaaccGTGTGTGAGTGCtcccttcaaaaaaaaaaaacaaaaaaagaaagaaaaaaaaaaaggttgaagTGATTCCAACCTGCTGAAGCTGGCAACAGCCTGTGTAGTTCCTGCATTCCTCTGCCTCCAGGGTAGTTGTGGTGAGAAACATAGAGGCAAATACCAGAGTATGCCGTGTTTGCCAACAGCTGTCCAACCACAAATGCAGAACCCAGTTTGTATATCCAGGATTTCTGGTAGTTGCACAAACTAAATCACatggagggagaaaaaaaaaacaaacagtaaaaagcatgacaaacAGCTTCAGCTCTCCAAATTTCAATGTCAATTTTAAGAGAAAGGAAACTTTTTAGGATCATTCACTCTTCTTCCAATATAAGGACTGGTGCTGTACGTTTCAGCTTACATGAAAGAACAACC encodes the following:
- the zbed4 gene encoding zinc finger BED domain-containing protein 4 isoform X2, with amino-acid sequence MDGEEEVSHMGEEMGDGLFETDTANKSAAASPTLSDKCLNIDTEGNAESEKYENGSELSEHGKGEIQDANGMEEETQDDDRLPFGSSVGPFVTKDGDDYSNLLSGYTSTLYDVAMDAVTQSLLSSMRSQTNPRKKSPAWNHFCISPRDSTKAICLYCMKEFSRGKNEKDLSTSCLMRHVRRAHPTVLLQEGADASSNNLTSPLASSLIPPSPNSPKNGDLTNSIVSSASKNTSPSTSSAENSDLSSKEVLPKVEPKLEPYTNADAVCSTLPSSHSNENNAEDMSDGGPERLPGTPKSSSSRRRSAVWKHFYLSPADNSKAVCIHCMNEFSRGKNGKDLGTSCLIRHMWRAHKEVVIEENGQGNHIPPPYTNPPSLLSRTQLQDPLELKKESPLLPSSPETISDELPQSMDESMDIKEESDEVMHLSGQETTLNLSFKTHGEDTPLTSSPCDLSEGPSLNQDHSVFQQNKKIMKRVKSEVWHHFIVSPVDQLKALCRYCPCVISRGKRGDFGTSCLMRHLMRRHPDVLKNQKSTDDKESSPHPYTNLSATDPVSAKETESPLSEKKPQTLPVFSKKTSKLWNHFSISPADPTKVVCLHCSRTISRGKKTTNLGTSCLFRHMQRFHGHVLESNNTISGDVPSAEIHVKQELMDTSVYETEQNRERFDEHHPVAKKITKLIAEMLALDLQPSAMVENAGLNRLLEYLQPQYSLPPSSYFTSTAIPDMYERVKEVVLTHLKEAEGGVVHFTTSIWVSSQTREYLTLTAHWATYESSVRPQGQDFHCSALLSVSQIDSDHDMHDIPKQLEYLWDSWINSSGLKKGFTVTDNTTIKNTLEDHGHVTMQCFGHTIDLIVSEAIKSQRMVQNLLSIARKICERVHRSAKAKEKLAELQRVHQLPENQLIQDVPSKWMTSFFMLERLVEQKKAIDEMSIECNFREMISCDQWEVMLSVCNALKPFEVACREMSNRTATLGQVIPLIHILNRKIDLLFDETVGIDNMLKSLKEAMVSRMSATLHDPQYIWATMLDPRYKTSLFTEEEAERCKQDLIRELDMSCSTSVSVKPLLHNGCNEANVSSSTANSNKDNLWSLMADIRQKIKNEEKPKSSELAVLEYLEEDILDQSCDPLDYWNLKKFLWPDLAKVAARYVGCPPSVVPAETLFSTASVNCALNQPRPLLENMEGLLFLKVNLPLIYFQY
- the zbed4 gene encoding zinc finger BED domain-containing protein 4 isoform X1, with the protein product MDGEEEVSHMGEEMVSEPNGSIERRKREAKGTCLKIEGQDGYVFKSYSINPRETADAKSPACSSITLDKDSLPCFNFSSQGDGLFETDTANKSAAASPTLSDKCLNIDTEGNAESEKYENGSELSEHGKGEIQDANGMEEETQDDDRLPFGSSVGPFVTKDGDDYSNLLSGYTSTLYDVAMDAVTQSLLSSMRSQTNPRKKSPAWNHFCISPRDSTKAICLYCMKEFSRGKNEKDLSTSCLMRHVRRAHPTVLLQEGADASSNNLTSPLASSLIPPSPNSPKNGDLTNSIVSSASKNTSPSTSSAENSDLSSKEVLPKVEPKLEPYTNADAVCSTLPSSHSNENNAEDMSDGGPERLPGTPKSSSSRRRSAVWKHFYLSPADNSKAVCIHCMNEFSRGKNGKDLGTSCLIRHMWRAHKEVVIEENGQGNHIPPPYTNPPSLLSRTQLQDPLELKKESPLLPSSPETISDELPQSMDESMDIKEESDEVMHLSGQETTLNLSFKTHGEDTPLTSSPCDLSEGPSLNQDHSVFQQNKKIMKRVKSEVWHHFIVSPVDQLKALCRYCPCVISRGKRGDFGTSCLMRHLMRRHPDVLKNQKSTDDKESSPHPYTNLSATDPVSAKETESPLSEKKPQTLPVFSKKTSKLWNHFSISPADPTKVVCLHCSRTISRGKKTTNLGTSCLFRHMQRFHGHVLESNNTISGDVPSAEIHVKQELMDTSVYETEQNRERFDEHHPVAKKITKLIAEMLALDLQPSAMVENAGLNRLLEYLQPQYSLPPSSYFTSTAIPDMYERVKEVVLTHLKEAEGGVVHFTTSIWVSSQTREYLTLTAHWATYESSVRPQGQDFHCSALLSVSQIDSDHDMHDIPKQLEYLWDSWINSSGLKKGFTVTDNTTIKNTLEDHGHVTMQCFGHTIDLIVSEAIKSQRMVQNLLSIARKICERVHRSAKAKEKLAELQRVHQLPENQLIQDVPSKWMTSFFMLERLVEQKKAIDEMSIECNFREMISCDQWEVMLSVCNALKPFEVACREMSNRTATLGQVIPLIHILNRKIDLLFDETVGIDNMLKSLKEAMVSRMSATLHDPQYIWATMLDPRYKTSLFTEEEAERCKQDLIRELDMSCSTSVSVKPLLHNGCNEANVSSSTANSNKDNLWSLMADIRQKIKNEEKPKSSELAVLEYLEEDILDQSCDPLDYWNLKKFLWPDLAKVAARYVGCPPSVVPAETLFSTASVNCALNQPRPLLENMEGLLFLKVNLPLIYFQY